In Cetobacterium somerae ATCC BAA-474, one DNA window encodes the following:
- a CDS encoding ABC transporter substrate-binding protein, with protein MKKIILSLAFLVLFAGCEKEEGIPQKKQLIITSNSHAQEPSSIALQEIIDEYNKNQTDVNVEFIPGSSDYEETMKTKMATNSLPDLFGTHGWSINRYKEYLEPLNNREWAQYVSPAIKPVITDNDEKFYTLPLDIDIVGLPYNLDVLEKANVDPKSIKTTDDFLVALEKIKNIGVTPIYLGGKDSASIGNIYDWIVPGLIILNKDNPQGENLKNGIFDEKSWNETGEFIKTLKDKGYINRDALTGNDAARALGTGKAAFLFFGTSMIREGLTYNPNARMDFIALPTKDKTEKSYFITGERMAIGVWKNSPNKKEALEFLDYLAKPENVSKMATANVLPPGLTNAKSELGKFEKSYDLGNQYQYVGFFDREYLPSGSWETLCSIGAGIISGQLSVEEATKKMKEDFDRLKNK; from the coding sequence ATGAAAAAAATTATTTTATCATTAGCTTTTTTAGTTCTATTTGCTGGTTGTGAAAAAGAGGAGGGCATTCCTCAAAAAAAACAACTAATAATTACAAGTAATTCTCATGCTCAAGAACCATCTTCAATAGCTCTACAAGAAATTATTGATGAATATAACAAAAACCAAACAGACGTAAACGTTGAATTTATTCCTGGAAGTTCTGATTATGAAGAAACAATGAAAACAAAAATGGCAACAAATTCTTTACCTGATCTTTTCGGAACTCATGGTTGGTCTATTAATAGATACAAAGAATATTTAGAACCACTAAACAATAGAGAATGGGCACAATATGTTAGCCCTGCTATCAAACCTGTTATTACTGATAATGATGAAAAATTCTATACACTGCCTTTAGATATAGATATTGTCGGGCTTCCATACAATTTAGATGTTCTTGAAAAAGCAAATGTTGATCCTAAATCTATAAAAACAACAGATGATTTTTTAGTAGCACTAGAAAAAATTAAAAATATTGGAGTTACTCCAATTTATTTAGGAGGAAAAGATTCAGCTTCTATTGGTAATATTTATGATTGGATTGTTCCAGGCTTAATAATTCTAAATAAAGATAATCCTCAAGGTGAAAACTTAAAAAATGGAATTTTTGATGAAAAATCATGGAATGAAACAGGAGAATTTATAAAAACTTTAAAAGATAAAGGATATATCAATAGGGATGCTTTAACTGGAAATGATGCTGCAAGAGCTCTTGGAACAGGAAAAGCAGCATTCTTATTCTTTGGTACTTCAATGATTAGAGAAGGATTAACATACAATCCAAATGCTAGAATGGATTTTATAGCATTACCAACTAAAGATAAAACAGAAAAATCATATTTTATAACAGGAGAAAGAATGGCAATAGGTGTTTGGAAAAATTCTCCTAATAAAAAGGAAGCTTTAGAATTTTTAGACTATTTAGCAAAGCCAGAAAATGTTTCTAAAATGGCTACAGCAAATGTTCTTCCCCCAGGATTAACTAATGCTAAAAGTGAACTTGGAAAATTTGAAAAAAGTTATGACTTAGGAAACCAATACCAATATGTAGGATTTTTTGATAGAGAATATCTTCCAAGCGGTTCGTGGGAAACACTTTGCTCTATTGGAGCTGGAATAATATCTGGGCAATTAAGTGTCGAAG